The proteins below are encoded in one region of Methanofollis aquaemaris:
- a CDS encoding methyl-coenzyme M reductase glutamine C-methyltransferase has product MKTVVISPEIATYGAMLIGGAVRDAGHEVRLSTALAAGDAGAVLLSLYSTQHLMDSRVKAFVASVRGAGKRCYVGGPVSAYPEYVLGELAPDAVVVGEGEETVARLLESGVAPDLPGIAYFDADGRTVLTPPAPPAPVRHRSMPLIPVTIGQQSVRGANVYIETHRGCTGACTFCQVPRFFGREIRSRDLDEVRAEARAFKEMGVSRVSVSGGTGSLYGYDGTTINNDAVIALLEVLAGEFGPKNVSAPDIRVDALTDEVLEAIKKYTIGWLFFGFESGSDSVLRQMGKGVSVEQMHRAVEWSRQHGLKVAGCFIVGYPTETPEDYEATKAFIEEEMLDDVFISVAEPIPKTPLADLALRTPHEENPVYVPHTGEYHSLHLSEAEARWFDLSMHADMYKPLLHVVTDEVFNGYLAEARKQGEDVRRVTALIERYDGGDAPASPRA; this is encoded by the coding sequence ATGAAAACCGTGGTCATCTCCCCTGAGATCGCCACCTACGGCGCCATGCTCATCGGCGGGGCGGTGCGGGACGCGGGACACGAGGTCCGGCTCTCGACCGCTCTCGCCGCCGGCGACGCCGGGGCGGTGCTCCTCAGTCTGTACTCGACGCAGCACCTCATGGACTCCCGCGTGAAGGCGTTCGTCGCCTCGGTGCGAGGGGCGGGCAAACGCTGCTATGTCGGCGGCCCGGTCTCGGCGTACCCCGAGTACGTGCTCGGCGAACTCGCACCCGACGCGGTGGTCGTGGGCGAGGGGGAGGAGACGGTGGCGAGGCTCCTGGAGAGCGGGGTCGCTCCCGACCTGCCGGGGATCGCCTACTTCGACGCCGACGGCAGGACGGTGCTGACCCCGCCGGCACCTCCGGCGCCGGTGCGGCACCGTTCGATGCCCCTCATCCCCGTGACCATCGGGCAGCAGTCGGTGCGGGGGGCGAACGTGTATATCGAGACGCACCGCGGCTGCACCGGGGCATGCACCTTCTGCCAGGTGCCGCGGTTCTTCGGGCGCGAGATCAGGAGCCGCGACCTCGACGAGGTGCGGGCCGAGGCGCGGGCGTTCAAAGAGATGGGCGTCAGCCGGGTCTCGGTCTCGGGCGGGACCGGGTCGCTGTACGGCTACGACGGGACGACGATCAACAACGACGCCGTCATCGCCCTCCTCGAAGTGCTCGCCGGGGAGTTCGGGCCAAAGAACGTCTCGGCTCCGGATATCAGGGTGGACGCCCTCACCGACGAGGTGCTGGAGGCGATCAAGAAGTACACCATCGGCTGGCTCTTCTTCGGGTTCGAGTCGGGGAGCGATTCGGTGCTCAGGCAGATGGGCAAGGGGGTGAGCGTCGAGCAGATGCACCGGGCGGTCGAGTGGTCGCGGCAGCACGGGCTCAAGGTCGCCGGGTGCTTCATCGTCGGGTATCCGACCGAGACGCCGGAGGACTACGAGGCGACGAAGGCGTTCATCGAGGAGGAGATGCTCGACGATGTCTTCATCTCGGTCGCCGAACCGATCCCCAAGACGCCGCTCGCCGACCTCGCCCTGCGCACGCCGCACGAGGAGAACCCGGTCTACGTCCCGCACACCGGCGAATATCACTCGCTCCATCTCAGCGAAGCGGAGGCGCGGTGGTTCGACCTCTCGATGCATGCCGATATGTACAAGCCTCTCCTCCATGTGGTCACCGACGAGGTCTTCAATGGCTATCTCGCCGAGGCGAGGAAGCAGGGCGAGGATGTGCGAAGGGTGACGGCGTTGATCGAGCGGTACGACGGGGGAGACGCCCCGGCGTCGCCGCGTGCCTGA
- a CDS encoding O-acetyl-ADP-ribose deacetylase → MTKLTVLRADITALDVDVIVNAANPSLLGGGGVDGAIHRAAGPGLDEECRALGGCRTGEAKVTGGHRLPARWVVHTVGPVWRGGGGGEDDLLASCYRRSLEEAKRLGARTIAFPAISTGAYGFPAERAAAIAVRTVRAYLEEHPAAPEVFLVAYSPAAGQVLSAAVEEAGEG, encoded by the coding sequence ATGACCAAACTCACCGTGCTCAGGGCCGACATCACGGCCCTCGACGTCGACGTGATCGTGAACGCCGCCAACCCCTCGCTCCTCGGCGGCGGCGGGGTGGACGGCGCCATCCACCGGGCCGCGGGGCCGGGCCTCGACGAGGAGTGCCGGGCGCTCGGCGGGTGCAGGACCGGCGAGGCGAAGGTGACCGGGGGCCACCGTCTCCCGGCGAGGTGGGTGGTCCACACCGTCGGCCCGGTCTGGCGGGGCGGGGGCGGGGGCGAGGACGACCTCCTCGCCTCGTGTTACCGCCGCTCCCTTGAGGAGGCGAAACGACTCGGCGCACGGACGATCGCCTTCCCCGCGATCTCGACCGGGGCCTACGGGTTCCCGGCGGAGCGGGCGGCGGCGATCGCGGTGCGGACGGTGCGGGCCTACCTGGAGGAGCACCCCGCGGCGCCGGAGGTCTTCCTGGTGGCATATTCGCCGGCCGCCGGGCAGGTGCTCAGCGCGGCGGTCGAAGAGGCAGGCGAAGGATAG
- a CDS encoding cytochrome c biogenesis CcdA family protein, with product MGNRFIFQVITVAVIISFIGLIPTVDASVIQLEYFHTARCLECEDTSPIISDLEEIYGESLNVEKIDVNTPDGWERWHQYGFLEVPAVVVNSTIKIPREEITEENVRMAIRQSLSGTEEESGPPAINWNIPLAYSLGLFSGFSPCLMAILGFILVYVTGSCKGLRSSLMNSLIFGMGLVAAYIIMGCCVLLVGISLGRFGPYLSVAAGLITILAGVSLTGLLTFPVTTNNFIDSSVRKYSTSLAGLFLLGMLFSIVKAPCAAPMILILLSKILIDGTIQDLSLLLIFGLGVLTPFIGIGIFGGYVSLSKIREYREIMKVSSGIILIGFGIWLLFLV from the coding sequence ATGGGCAATAGATTTATTTTTCAGGTTATTACCGTTGCAGTGATTATCAGTTTCATCGGCTTAATTCCTACCGTCGATGCATCCGTTATTCAATTAGAATATTTTCACACAGCCCGATGTCTCGAATGCGAAGACACCTCCCCGATAATTTCAGATCTGGAAGAAATATACGGGGAATCATTGAATGTGGAAAAAATTGATGTCAATACACCTGATGGATGGGAACGATGGCATCAATATGGATTTCTCGAAGTTCCTGCGGTGGTCGTGAACAGCACGATAAAAATTCCCCGAGAGGAGATCACCGAAGAGAACGTCAGGATGGCGATCAGGCAATCTCTCTCCGGAACCGAAGAGGAGAGCGGGCCACCTGCAATAAACTGGAACATCCCGCTTGCATATTCATTGGGCCTCTTCTCCGGCTTTTCACCCTGCCTGATGGCAATATTGGGGTTTATACTGGTATATGTCACCGGTTCTTGCAAAGGTCTGAGAAGCAGTCTCATGAACTCGTTGATATTCGGTATGGGGTTGGTTGCCGCATACATCATCATGGGATGTTGCGTCCTGCTGGTGGGGATATCGCTTGGCAGATTCGGTCCCTATCTATCAGTCGCAGCGGGACTGATCACGATCCTCGCGGGGGTAAGCCTGACAGGGTTGTTAACGTTCCCGGTGACCACGAACAATTTCATTGATTCCTCGGTACGGAAATATTCAACCTCGCTGGCCGGTTTATTCCTCCTGGGCATGCTGTTCTCGATCGTCAAAGCGCCGTGTGCCGCACCGATGATCCTCATACTGCTGAGCAAGATCCTGATCGACGGCACGATACAGGACCTCTCGCTCCTATTGATTTTCGGTCTCGGAGTGCTTACGCCGTTTATCGGAATCGGAATCTTCGGAGGATATGTTTCATTGAGTAAGATAAGAGAATACAGAGAAATCATGAAAGTCAGTAGCGGGATTATTCTGATAGGATTCGGAATCTGGCTGCTCTTCCTGGTATAG
- a CDS encoding LabA-like NYN domain-containing protein: MDRICIFIDGSNFYHGLKHNLGRTDVNFYHFGQKLCNGRKLIRTYYYNAPLDREDNDEAYRGQQRFFDFLKSTPYIEIKLGRMVQRNGFKIEKGVDVYLAVDMLRFAYTDIYDTAVLVSGDGDFASVVNAVKDLGKHVENVQFPSGWSAHLSECCDISTVLDDEYLEECFMEYR; this comes from the coding sequence ATGGATCGGATTTGTATATTTATCGACGGCAGCAATTTCTATCACGGCCTCAAGCATAACCTGGGCAGGACAGACGTCAATTTTTATCACTTCGGCCAGAAATTGTGCAACGGGAGAAAGTTGATCCGCACCTATTATTACAACGCACCCCTCGACCGCGAGGACAACGACGAGGCCTACCGGGGCCAGCAACGCTTCTTCGACTTTCTCAAGTCCACTCCCTACATCGAGATCAAACTCGGCCGGATGGTCCAGAGAAACGGGTTCAAGATCGAGAAAGGCGTCGACGTCTACCTCGCCGTCGACATGCTCAGGTTCGCCTACACCGACATCTACGACACCGCCGTCCTGGTGAGCGGAGACGGGGATTTTGCATCGGTGGTGAACGCCGTCAAAGACCTGGGAAAACATGTCGAGAACGTGCAGTTCCCGTCAGGGTGGTCGGCGCACCTGAGCGAGTGCTGCGACATCAGCACCGTCCTCGACGATGAGTATCTTGAGGAATGTTTTATGGAGTATCGGTGA
- a CDS encoding efflux RND transporter permease subunit: MKTTFAYLGRVIADRPYLFAGLILSLILFSLYGASSIRMETGLETFVDMDSPEGVLLDHYIETFGTDSIILIIESGDVLDPDVLDYVDHLATDISNEQGVDGTRSLPAAIRSVNDGLVPRSEAGVEEAISRLPADARRQYVPSGMMTLLLITLEPDLSGDARNQFLDTIETLVSVSSPPPGVSVSISGDPAFDKQMQEAMGKEMGQMIGIALVLMVVAIGLLFNHVRYRFLPVGIILCGILLTFGIIGFFDLRVTSPVIGSFPVIIGLGIDYGVQFHSRFHEEIRDKSLREAIVATLSHAGPILVAMCTTALGFAALLSSSVPMIRDFGTACLIGVVSCFLLAILVVPTFFALFGYGRSGRGQDLTDAAEMGVIGHYNTFLGGLAVRVAKNPAPILLVFALVAVVGIQYDDAIDINVDQQSFVPETMPAKISLEKVEEAIGGRSTVPVIVRGDKILDPQILEWIDTFGTYETEHQEEVTTHTSIATLIRDYNGGTIPASEIEISEVVARIPAEVRDAYLMGNMEAMVEFTTDDLEIDRMGALISRIRSDAVWLEPPPGVDIRPTGRSTAYGNVYEGIVRSKNQMTLFGLLLITIFMLLAYRRFDSLAPIVPVVMIIGWNDLIMYALDIVYTPLTACLGSMTIGLAMEYTVLMLERCREELDKGMELYEAIREGVTKIGTPITISGLTTLFGFSAMLASSFSLVSGFGQTTVITIFFSLVGGIVVMPAIVALVLRNELETSGYGNDDVTEG, from the coding sequence ATGAAGACGACGTTTGCATATCTTGGAAGAGTCATCGCCGATCGGCCCTACCTGTTTGCAGGCCTGATCCTTTCGTTGATACTATTCTCCCTGTACGGCGCTTCATCGATCCGGATGGAGACCGGCCTTGAGACGTTCGTCGATATGGACTCCCCGGAGGGCGTGCTGCTCGACCACTACATCGAGACCTTCGGCACCGATTCGATCATCCTGATCATCGAATCGGGAGACGTGCTGGATCCCGACGTTCTGGACTATGTCGACCACCTTGCAACAGATATCTCCAACGAACAAGGCGTGGACGGGACTCGATCCCTTCCGGCAGCGATACGGTCGGTGAATGACGGCCTCGTCCCCCGTTCTGAGGCCGGCGTCGAAGAGGCGATCTCCCGTCTCCCGGCAGATGCACGGAGACAGTACGTACCTTCGGGGATGATGACGCTTCTCCTGATTACCCTTGAACCGGACCTCTCCGGCGATGCCAGGAATCAATTTCTCGACACCATCGAAACCCTCGTTTCGGTCTCGTCACCGCCTCCCGGGGTGAGCGTTTCGATCTCCGGAGATCCCGCCTTCGACAAACAGATGCAGGAGGCCATGGGCAAGGAGATGGGGCAGATGATAGGAATTGCACTCGTCCTGATGGTCGTCGCCATCGGACTGCTCTTCAACCATGTCCGCTACCGCTTCCTTCCCGTGGGGATTATCCTGTGTGGGATCCTCCTGACCTTCGGTATCATCGGGTTCTTCGACCTGCGAGTCACCTCGCCGGTCATCGGATCGTTCCCGGTGATCATCGGTCTCGGGATCGACTACGGCGTCCAATTCCATTCTCGATTCCACGAAGAGATCCGGGACAAAAGTCTGCGCGAGGCGATCGTCGCCACGCTCTCCCACGCAGGTCCGATCCTTGTCGCCATGTGTACGACTGCTCTCGGGTTCGCGGCCCTTCTCTCCTCTTCAGTCCCGATGATCAGAGATTTCGGAACCGCCTGCCTGATCGGTGTCGTCTCGTGTTTTCTGCTTGCAATCCTCGTCGTCCCCACCTTTTTCGCTCTCTTCGGCTACGGCAGGTCCGGACGCGGGCAGGACCTGACGGACGCCGCAGAGATGGGGGTGATCGGACACTACAATACATTCCTCGGAGGTCTGGCGGTAAGAGTGGCAAAAAATCCCGCTCCGATTCTTCTCGTCTTTGCGCTCGTCGCCGTCGTCGGCATTCAGTACGACGACGCTATAGACATTAATGTCGACCAGCAGTCCTTCGTACCCGAAACCATGCCGGCAAAAATCAGCCTCGAAAAGGTGGAAGAAGCGATTGGCGGGAGATCGACCGTGCCGGTGATCGTCAGGGGAGACAAGATCCTCGACCCGCAGATCCTCGAATGGATCGATACGTTCGGAACCTACGAGACCGAGCATCAAGAGGAGGTCACCACTCATACCAGCATCGCCACGCTCATCCGCGACTATAACGGCGGAACGATTCCCGCATCAGAAATCGAGATCTCGGAGGTCGTCGCACGTATTCCTGCCGAAGTACGAGACGCATACCTGATGGGCAATATGGAGGCAATGGTCGAATTCACGACCGACGATCTGGAGATCGATAGAATGGGCGCTCTGATCTCCCGGATCCGAAGCGATGCGGTCTGGCTCGAACCGCCGCCGGGGGTTGACATCCGGCCCACGGGGAGGTCCACGGCATACGGGAACGTGTACGAAGGGATTGTCCGGTCGAAGAACCAGATGACGCTCTTCGGTCTTCTCCTGATCACCATATTTATGCTCCTCGCATACCGCAGGTTCGACTCTCTGGCGCCGATCGTGCCTGTCGTCATGATCATCGGATGGAACGACCTGATCATGTACGCCCTCGACATCGTGTACACGCCGCTCACGGCGTGCCTCGGTTCGATGACCATCGGTCTTGCGATGGAGTACACGGTTCTGATGCTCGAACGATGCAGGGAAGAACTGGATAAGGGCATGGAACTCTACGAAGCCATCCGTGAAGGTGTGACGAAAATTGGAACCCCCATCACCATATCGGGACTGACAACACTGTTCGGGTTCTCGGCCATGCTTGCATCTTCGTTTTCTCTCGTCTCAGGATTCGGCCAGACGACAGTGATCACGATATTCTTCTCGCTCGTCGGCGGGATCGTCGTCATGCCTGCGATCGTTGCCCTCGTGTTGCGGAATGAGCTGGAAACGTCCGGGTACGGGAACGACGATGTAACCGAAGGATAG
- a CDS encoding TetR/AcrR family transcriptional regulator, with translation MPKVVPEYKDEARRRIIEAAIAEADENGFSNLKMENVASRLGISRATLYLYVKNREELISSALVFIRSWLADILRDTFSRDTFEDTFSAIFDKIIYPGDGTGMNAVLEVYAGAVRDDMLHEAVKENYSVISSTLSGYLEEQKSLGRFSEDLDADLSARIIISIILGIKMGVAAGLSREEAYRIWDAAVRRALA, from the coding sequence ATGCCGAAAGTTGTGCCCGAGTACAAGGATGAGGCAAGACGAAGGATCATCGAAGCCGCGATCGCTGAGGCGGATGAAAACGGTTTTTCCAACCTGAAAATGGAGAACGTCGCATCCAGGCTTGGTATCTCGCGTGCGACGCTCTACCTCTATGTCAAAAACAGGGAGGAACTGATCTCCTCCGCCCTGGTCTTCATCAGATCCTGGCTCGCAGATATCCTGCGGGACACATTCTCCAGAGATACTTTCGAGGACACGTTCTCAGCGATCTTCGACAAAATCATCTATCCGGGGGATGGAACGGGCATGAACGCCGTCCTTGAAGTGTATGCCGGCGCGGTGCGAGACGACATGCTCCATGAAGCCGTTAAAGAAAATTATTCAGTCATCAGCAGCACGCTCTCCGGCTATCTCGAAGAACAAAAAAGTCTGGGCCGTTTTTCCGAAGACCTTGATGCCGACCTCTCTGCAAGAATCATCATCTCGATAATTCTCGGGATCAAGATGGGGGTTGCAGCAGGCCTCAGCCGTGAGGAGGCATACCGCATCTGGGATGCCGCCGTCCGCAGGGCACTGGCATAG
- a CDS encoding PEGA domain-containing protein, with product MDTYRPILAGAILMLLLLAAPVAAATLGGDQAWIEVRCNVDGAAVYFDNDYKGTIEKGELNVAVLTTAAPYHTVKVEKDGYYTASAPIGGYPAIGETSTVYLTLNPIPTPPPPTTGTLSVSSSPSGAKVYVDGSYYGRTPQQVHGLAAGTHNLEVRLDGYDTWSSSQRVRAGETTSVRADLNPHVSYGSLYITSSPSGAKVYLDGKYEGKTPRTITGVNEGRHYVELEEAGYQEWTGPVTVVAGQQTYVSATLNSNPKPVSGTIDVFSNPVGAYIYLDGEYQGRTYPEGYVIIGVTPGTHTVTLKLTGYTDVSSSVNVNSGQESSVRMTLNPAVPSGDTGSMEITSEPAGAEVYLNNEYRGVSPVTLQALTPGSYTVTLKLAGHPDWTTTAQVNAGAKTPVAAQFAEPAPTTQSPAPVLPVLGALALFGCIAARMRH from the coding sequence ATGGACACATACAGGCCCATTCTGGCCGGAGCAATACTGATGCTCCTCCTCCTTGCCGCACCTGTCGCCGCGGCCACGCTCGGCGGCGACCAGGCGTGGATCGAGGTCCGCTGCAACGTCGACGGCGCAGCGGTATATTTTGACAATGATTACAAGGGCACGATCGAGAAGGGCGAGCTGAACGTGGCCGTCCTCACGACGGCCGCCCCGTACCACACGGTAAAGGTCGAGAAGGACGGTTACTACACCGCGTCGGCACCCATCGGCGGGTACCCCGCGATCGGTGAGACCAGCACCGTCTACCTCACCCTCAACCCGATCCCGACCCCGCCCCCGCCGACCACCGGCACCCTCTCGGTGAGTTCCTCGCCGAGCGGGGCGAAGGTCTATGTCGACGGTTCGTACTACGGCCGGACTCCCCAGCAGGTCCACGGGCTTGCCGCCGGCACCCACAACCTCGAAGTGCGGCTTGACGGCTACGACACCTGGAGCAGCTCCCAGCGCGTCAGGGCCGGCGAGACCACCAGCGTCCGCGCCGACCTGAACCCGCACGTCAGCTACGGCTCGCTCTATATCACCTCCAGTCCGTCGGGTGCGAAGGTCTACCTGGACGGGAAGTACGAGGGCAAGACCCCGCGGACCATCACCGGGGTCAACGAGGGCCGTCACTATGTCGAACTCGAAGAGGCGGGTTACCAGGAGTGGACCGGTCCGGTGACGGTCGTCGCGGGGCAGCAGACCTATGTCTCGGCCACCCTCAACTCGAACCCGAAGCCGGTCTCCGGCACCATCGATGTCTTCTCCAACCCTGTCGGAGCCTACATCTATCTCGACGGCGAGTACCAGGGCCGGACATACCCCGAGGGCTACGTGATCATCGGCGTCACGCCGGGCACCCACACGGTCACCCTCAAACTCACCGGGTACACGGATGTTTCCTCGTCGGTGAACGTGAACTCAGGCCAGGAGTCGTCGGTCAGGATGACCCTGAACCCGGCGGTCCCGTCAGGCGACACCGGTTCGATGGAGATCACCTCAGAGCCGGCAGGGGCCGAGGTCTACCTGAACAACGAGTACAGGGGTGTGTCCCCGGTGACTCTCCAGGCGCTGACGCCGGGGAGTTACACCGTCACCCTCAAACTCGCCGGCCACCCTGACTGGACGACGACCGCCCAGGTGAACGCGGGTGCGAAGACTCCGGTCGCCGCACAGTTCGCCGAGCCCGCACCGACGACGCAGTCCCCGGCGCCGGTCCTCCCGGTCCTCGGTGCGCTTGCCCTCTTCGGGTGCATCGCCGCCCGGATGCGGCACTAA
- a CDS encoding carboxypeptidase regulatory-like domain-containing protein, which translates to MHIPLIIVMLMVITLPAVCSGLPSEQTVPTGESINLIVTSPSEGDEGWIDVVPPHVAVVGEVRAPSGIRSVVVQSNTGEVACGNGTTFACSVPVSAGENMITVKATDNLGNRAEKILNVTIHIGLPPPPAITVSGRVTDPDDGPIAGASIEFESEFTLDNEPLMVTNTTDQDGRYLIENAPGYRQTITIRKEGYKDLHREIEFENLTNEYDLEMEPSGQTVPGFGLHLSVLALLGTFLILRSKGK; encoded by the coding sequence ATGCACATACCCCTGATTATTGTCATGCTGATGGTCATCACGCTTCCTGCAGTATGTTCCGGTCTTCCCTCCGAACAAACGGTACCCACCGGAGAGTCGATAAATCTCATTGTCACCTCCCCGAGTGAAGGAGATGAAGGCTGGATCGATGTCGTTCCGCCTCATGTTGCAGTTGTCGGCGAAGTCCGTGCCCCTTCAGGAATACGGAGCGTTGTTGTTCAGAGCAATACCGGAGAGGTTGCGTGCGGGAACGGGACGACATTCGCATGCTCCGTGCCGGTCTCAGCCGGGGAGAACATGATCACCGTCAAAGCTACCGATAACCTTGGGAACCGGGCTGAAAAAATCCTGAACGTGACCATCCACATCGGGTTGCCCCCGCCTCCGGCGATCACCGTCTCGGGCAGGGTGACTGATCCGGACGACGGTCCGATCGCCGGTGCGTCCATAGAATTCGAGTCGGAATTTACGCTCGACAACGAACCTCTCATGGTGACGAACACCACGGACCAGGACGGCAGGTACCTGATAGAGAACGCACCGGGATACCGGCAGACCATCACTATCAGGAAAGAGGGGTATAAAGATCTCCATCGTGAGATCGAGTTCGAAAATCTGACGAACGAATATGATCTGGAGATGGAACCATCTGGCCAGACTGTTCCGGGGTTTGGTCTCCACCTGAGTGTCCTTGCCTTACTGGGGACTTTTTTGATCCTTCGGAGCAAGGGGAAATGA
- a CDS encoding ABC transporter permease, which yields MNARHVWTIAKKDLRGVKSERTIVLAILLQVFIAMFSSFLVVGLTSLYDPAALGEQGGGLAIGYAGADSPLAGLLEEPGGFTVYPMNLSEAVAALKERQLSAVVYVPDTPPDAEGPVKVTLYTIKNDIQGAVASAGLKDAFEAYEEELRDVRSGRLAAVPVDLAVPESEGGQTFFLFVYGLLIPLLLFLPAIISASLVIDFVTEEYGAQTLETLLSTPVTFVECFWGKVLAAWILVPLQAGAWLLLLAVNGIFIENAFAVLALVSAASLALILLGGVTALHYRERTAAQFVYSTALVAVILAALAVPGNPGHLLVLLSAGAAGPWEYMMVAASVLGAVVLALLAGRYARAMGNRARG from the coding sequence ATGAACGCACGTCATGTCTGGACCATTGCAAAAAAAGATCTCCGCGGCGTGAAGAGCGAGCGGACGATCGTGCTCGCGATCCTCCTCCAGGTCTTCATCGCCATGTTCTCCTCGTTCCTGGTCGTCGGGCTCACCTCGCTCTACGACCCGGCGGCCCTCGGCGAACAGGGCGGGGGACTCGCGATCGGGTACGCCGGCGCGGACTCGCCGCTCGCCGGACTCCTCGAAGAACCCGGAGGGTTCACCGTCTATCCCATGAACCTCTCCGAGGCGGTCGCCGCCCTCAAGGAACGTCAGCTCTCGGCCGTGGTCTATGTCCCCGACACCCCGCCCGACGCCGAGGGGCCGGTGAAGGTCACGCTCTACACGATCAAGAACGACATCCAGGGCGCCGTCGCGTCGGCGGGACTCAAGGACGCCTTCGAGGCCTATGAAGAAGAACTCAGGGACGTGCGGAGCGGGAGGCTCGCCGCGGTCCCGGTCGACCTCGCGGTGCCGGAGTCTGAGGGCGGGCAGACCTTCTTCCTCTTCGTCTACGGTCTCCTCATCCCGCTCCTCCTCTTCCTGCCCGCGATCATCTCGGCAAGCCTGGTCATCGACTTCGTCACCGAGGAGTACGGCGCCCAGACCCTCGAGACCCTCCTCTCCACCCCGGTCACCTTTGTCGAGTGTTTCTGGGGCAAGGTGCTCGCCGCATGGATCCTGGTCCCGCTCCAGGCCGGGGCGTGGCTTCTCCTCCTGGCCGTCAACGGGATCTTCATCGAGAACGCCTTCGCCGTCCTCGCCCTCGTCTCGGCGGCGTCCCTGGCCCTCATCCTCCTCGGCGGGGTCACGGCCCTCCATTACCGCGAGCGGACGGCCGCCCAGTTCGTCTACTCGACGGCCCTCGTCGCGGTGATCCTCGCCGCCCTCGCGGTTCCCGGCAACCCCGGCCACCTCCTTGTCCTCCTCTCGGCCGGCGCCGCCGGGCCGTGGGAGTATATGATGGTCGCGGCCTCGGTGCTCGGTGCCGTCGTCCTCGCCCTCCTTGCCGGGCGGTACGCACGGGCGATGGGAAACCGCGCCCGCGGGTGA
- a CDS encoding YIP1 family protein codes for MDPFETFRDARTDDLGAALAYFGALLAVNVVLLCLLVIGGLVTMSGAGAGAFVFGATISVITGLIGTVILFILAALLLHLFVVLLIGGNGIKETVKALAYAATPALLLGWIPLVGVLAWVWSLGLAAIGVRELHETSTGRAAVATLSLPVFALVLFFIALFVLFSNIPEGPSYLSTRYTYDLSIQTRTPIENVTFLLPAPTCGDRPAIGPEPITDAFYSDRLPENVTSALVQVDGRHYLRLTAPSMDAGEEISVSYHNYTSLSRKFGPEVVPQLIDTLHPFDNESLFAPTQGPPGEVKTRGNNPGFSYSYTIPVYAHYENGTRVEIASEIKGVNSWSEFFDAWMNNQYSDRYHLVISGEPEGWMYAGGTMTAGSGIYREWQVGSLPAEDV; via the coding sequence ATGGACCCCTTCGAGACATTTCGAGACGCACGAACCGACGATCTCGGCGCCGCCCTCGCGTACTTCGGCGCCCTCCTCGCCGTCAACGTCGTCCTCCTCTGCCTTCTCGTCATCGGCGGGCTCGTGACGATGTCAGGGGCGGGAGCCGGGGCATTTGTATTTGGCGCGACCATCTCCGTCATCACCGGATTGATCGGCACGGTCATCCTTTTCATCCTCGCCGCTCTCCTCCTCCACCTCTTCGTCGTCCTTCTCATCGGCGGGAACGGCATCAAGGAAACGGTCAAAGCCCTCGCATACGCCGCCACCCCCGCTCTCCTTCTCGGATGGATCCCGCTCGTCGGCGTCCTTGCATGGGTCTGGAGCCTGGGCCTCGCAGCCATCGGGGTCAGAGAACTTCACGAGACCTCGACCGGGCGGGCCGCGGTCGCAACCCTCTCGTTACCGGTGTTCGCCCTCGTCCTCTTCTTCATTGCCCTCTTCGTGCTGTTCAGCAATATCCCGGAGGGGCCCTCATATCTGAGCACCCGCTACACCTACGACCTCTCCATCCAGACCAGGACACCCATCGAGAACGTGACGTTCCTCCTCCCGGCCCCGACATGCGGCGACCGTCCGGCCATCGGCCCTGAACCGATCACCGATGCATTCTATTCTGATCGTCTCCCTGAGAACGTCACGTCCGCCCTTGTTCAGGTCGACGGCCGGCATTATCTCAGGTTGACCGCACCATCCATGGACGCCGGGGAAGAGATCTCTGTGAGTTATCATAACTACACGTCACTCAGCCGGAAGTTCGGCCCAGAGGTCGTGCCGCAGTTGATCGACACCCTCCACCCCTTCGACAACGAGTCGCTCTTCGCCCCCACGCAGGGCCCCCCTGGAGAGGTGAAGACACGCGGCAACAACCCGGGTTTCTCCTACTCCTATACCATCCCCGTCTATGCGCACTACGAGAACGGGACGCGGGTCGAGATAGCCTCCGAGATCAAGGGAGTGAATAGTTGGTCGGAGTTTTTCGATGCCTGGATGAACAATCAATATTCAGATCGCTATCACCTCGTTATCTCCGGCGAACCCGAGGGCTGGATGTATGCCGGCGGGACGATGACGGCAGGGTCGGGGATCTACCGGGAGTGGCAGGTGGGATCTCTCCCGGCCGAGGATGTTTGA